Part of the Natronobacterium gregoryi SP2 genome, CAGTTCCCGTTCGCGGTCGACGGCCTCGAGGTCGACCGACTGTGCCGAAAGCATTCGAAGCACCTGGTCCGTCGTCCGGAGGCCAGCAGCGTTTGCGTCGGCAGTTGGCACGCCGAGTGCTTCCTGTGGCGACTTCGTGATGATCTTGTCGGGCTCGGCGATCCCGGCGGCAGCAGTCCCGAGTGCGATCACGCCGTTTGCCCGGGGCTCGTCGGCAGGGAAGCCACCCATCCACTGGTGGAACACCGTCGTGACGGTGACTTCGTCGGGCAGGTACTCGACGCCGAGGGTCTTCATCGCCTCGATTGCGGCGACGTCCTGTACGAGGTTTCCGACCTGTCCGTACCCGAGCGTGATCGACCGAACGCCCTGGGTGGCAGACAGCAGCCCTTCGACGATGCAGACCGCGATCGCGATCGACGGCGGAACGAGCGTCCCGGTCAGCGGGCCGAACGGCTCGCGGTTGATCCGAATCCCTCGCTCCGTATACGCGCCAGCCAATCTATCGACGTACTGCCAGTACTCGATCGTTTCCTCGAGGCTATACTTGCTGGTGTAGGGCAGATTGTACGTGATCGGTCCCCCCTCGAAACTCTGGACGCCGCTGGCGAAGGTGACGGCAGCCAGCAGTCGTGCGTCCGGCGTGCCGTGGCGAATCTGGACCGGCGCGTCGGCCGCTTCGACGAGCGTTCGACAGCCCTCGACGCCGTGGGTGACTGCTGGAAAGCCGTTGAGCTCGTCGGCGTCCGTCTCCCGGGACCGCTCGAGTCCCTCGCGGGCCTTCTCGTACTGGTTGTCCCGGGTGTAGGAGTCGATCGTCACCGGCAGCAGGTCGACGTCGCCGTCCGTGACGAGGGTCTCGAGGAGATCGATCTGATCGTCGAGGCAAGGCACACCTGCTCGAGGCTGCGTTAGCACGCGATCAGCCGACTCGAGGACCGTCGCAAACTGCTTCGAGGCGGGCAACGCCTCGTGGACTGCAACCGCTTTCTCGAACGTCGATCGGTCGTCGCCAGGGTAGGTGTCCCAAACCTGTTCGTGTTGTCGCTGGAGTTCGACGTCGGAAAGTCGCGTATCCTCGACCATTGGTTACGATCGAATCCGGGCAGGTTCTTTGGCGGCTTCGTCGATACCGAGGTCCGCACGGAGGGTGTCGACGACCGTCTCGAGTTCCGTCTCGGTGTCGAACACGTGATCGAACCCCAGTTGTTCGAACCGGCGTTCGACCGCCGCGGTGTCGCTTTGTCCGACCGAGAGGTTCCCGCCGATGAGCGTGACCGGATCGGCGTCCCGAGCGGCGAGTGCCTCGTGGAGTCCCTCACAGTCTTGCTCGGCGTGGCCGTACAGCGACGAGACGAGCAGTGCATCTGCGTCAGTTTCCGCCGCCACATCGACGAACGTCTCTTTCGGGGTCTGTGCCCCGAGGTTCCGGACATCGAATCCTGCTTCCTCGAGTGCGTGCTCGAGTAGCGTGACGCCAACGACGTGTGCATCCGATCCAATTGTGCCAACGACGACGGATTGCTGGGACATCTGTGAGAGGGAGTCTTGCCGGACGGATCATAATATTGTCGAAACATGAGATAGACAATTGTCGAA contains:
- a CDS encoding methylaspartate mutase subunit E, translating into MVEDTRLSDVELQRQHEQVWDTYPGDDRSTFEKAVAVHEALPASKQFATVLESADRVLTQPRAGVPCLDDQIDLLETLVTDGDVDLLPVTIDSYTRDNQYEKAREGLERSRETDADELNGFPAVTHGVEGCRTLVEAADAPVQIRHGTPDARLLAAVTFASGVQSFEGGPITYNLPYTSKYSLEETIEYWQYVDRLAGAYTERGIRINREPFGPLTGTLVPPSIAIAVCIVEGLLSATQGVRSITLGYGQVGNLVQDVAAIEAMKTLGVEYLPDEVTVTTVFHQWMGGFPADEPRANGVIALGTAAAGIAEPDKIITKSPQEALGVPTADANAAGLRTTDQVLRMLSAQSVDLEAVDRERELIERSVRSLLDAVYEVGDGDVARGVVRAFDEGLLDVPFPPSEAAAGDILPARDDEGRVRLLKFGDLALDEDIKRRHRADLETRARTEDRRPSFRMVADDVSAVSDGRLIGRPGGD
- the glmS gene encoding methylaspartate mutase subunit S; this encodes MSQQSVVVGTIGSDAHVVGVTLLEHALEEAGFDVRNLGAQTPKETFVDVAAETDADALLVSSLYGHAEQDCEGLHEALAARDADPVTLIGGNLSVGQSDTAAVERRFEQLGFDHVFDTETELETVVDTLRADLGIDEAAKEPARIRS